In one Oncorhynchus nerka isolate Pitt River linkage group LG7, Oner_Uvic_2.0, whole genome shotgun sequence genomic region, the following are encoded:
- the LOC115124655 gene encoding probable histone deacetylase 1-B, which produces MALSSAGGTKKKVCYYYDGDVGNYYYGQGHPMKPHRIRMTHNLLLNYGLYRKMEIYRPHKASGEEMTKYHSDDYIKFLRSIRPDNMSEHSKQMQRFNVGEDCPVFDGLFEFCQLSTGGSVAGAVKLNKQQTDIAINWAGGLHHAKKSEASGFCYVNDIVLAILELLKYHQRVLYIDIDIHHGDGVEEAFFTTDRVMTASFHKYGEYFPGTGDLRDIGAGKGKYYAVNYPLRDGIDDESYEAIFKPVMAKVMEMFQPSAVLLQCGADSLSGDRLGCFNLTIKGHAKCVEYIKSFNLPMLMLGGGGYTIRNVARCWTYETAVALDSIIPNELPYNDYFEYFGPDFKLHISPSNMTNQNTNDYLEKIKQRLFENLRMLPHAPGVQMQAIPEDAPHPDSGDEEDESPDKRISIRAHDKRIACEEEFSDSEDEGQGGGGRRNAANHKKTKRVKTEEEKEKEAEEKKDVKEEKETEEKMDTTEPTEETKTS; this is translated from the exons ATGGCGCTGTCGTCTGCAGGAGGAACAAAGAAGAAAGTTTGCTATTATTATGATG GCGACGTAGGTAATTATTACTATGGCCAGGGTCATCCCATGAAACCCCACAGGATCCGAATGACCCACAACCTCCTGCTCAACTATGGACTGTACAGGAAGATGGAGATATAT AGACCCCACAAGgccagtggagaggagatgacCAAGTACCACAGTGACGATTACATCAAGTTCCTGCGTTCCATCCGGCCAGACAACATGTCAGAGCACAGCAAACAGATGCAGAGAT TTAATGTAGGAGAGGACTGCCCAGTGTTTGACGGCCTGTTTGAGTTCTGTCAGCTCTCAACGGGAGGCTCTGTCG CGGGGGCAGTGAAGCTGAACAAGCAGCAGACGGACATCGCCATCAACTGGGCCGGAGGACTCCATCATGCCAAGAAGTCTGAGGCCTCTGGGTTCTGCTACGTCAACGACATCGTCCTCGCCATCCTGGAACTGCTCAA GTACCACCAGAGGGTGTTGTACATAGACATCGACATTCACCATGGAGACGGAGTGGAAGAGGCTTTCTTCACCACAGACCGGGTCATGACGGCCTCCTTCCACAAGTATGGAGAATACTTCCCTGGCACCGGAGACctgagg gacatTGGAGCAGGGAAGGGGAAGTACTATGCTGTTAACTACCCTCTCAGAGACGGCATCGACGATGAGTCTTACGAAGCCATCTTCAAACCT gtGATGGCTAAAGTGATGGAGATGTTCCAACCCAGTGCAGTCTTGCTACAGTGTGGAGCCGACTCTCTCTCAGGAGACAGACTGGGCTGTTTCAACCTCACCATCAAAG GTCATGCTAAGTGTGTTGAGTACATAAAGAGTTTCAACCTGCCTATGTTGATGTTGGGAGGTGGAGGTTATACCATCCGTAACGTGGCCCGCTGCTGGACCTACGAGACCGCCGTGGCTCTGGACAGCATCATACctaacg AGCTTCCTTACAACGACTACTTTGAATACTTTGGTCCTGACTTCAAGCTCCACATCAGCCCGTCTAACATGACCAACCAGAACACCAATGATTACCTGGAGAAGATCAA acaGAGGTTGTTTGAGAACCTGCGCATGCTGCCCCACGCCCCGGGGGTTCAGATGCAGGCCATCCCAGAAGACGCTCCACACCCGGACTCTGGAGATGAGGAGGACGAGAGCCCTGACAAACGCATCTCca TTCGGGCCCATGATAAGAGGATAGCCTGTGAAGAGGAGTTCTCTGACTCTGAGGAtgagggacagggaggagggggaaggaggaacgCTGCCAACCACAAGAAGACCAAACGAGTCAAGactgaggaggagaaagagaaggaggcgGAGGAGAAGAAAG atgtgaaagaggagaaagagacagaggagaagatggACACAACAGA GCCAACAGAGGAAACGAAGACGTCCTGA